The following are from one region of the Dreissena polymorpha isolate Duluth1 chromosome 2, UMN_Dpol_1.0, whole genome shotgun sequence genome:
- the LOC127869903 gene encoding histone-lysine N-methyltransferase, H3 lysine-79 specific-like, with the protein MEGPIESATSASCERSFSSIKRVKTYMRSTMGEDHRTALAVLHIHRENDSKLLWDMERLLNTKNAKADVSKERNHAAATGGGPPLTEMSQTSQAVASLFAHSASFHGVVDDADTVIAVTPPLPGFLGLPIMELLTAMDIPDPNSEKDTERLKDVFRKRIEQMKRTNFEKDKEKVKGVIRKRSQRINRADSEKDKEKQKDVFRKKFERMNRADSEKDKEKQNDVSRKRSKRMNRADSEKDKEKEKDVFRKKIQQMTRTHFEKDKEEDKGVIRKRSERINRADSEKDKEKQKDVYRKRSKRINRADSEKDKEKENDVFRKRIQKMKRTHFKKDKEKEKGVIKQRSERINKADSETDKEKQKDVSKKRSKRMNRPESEKDREKQKEVSRKRSKRMNRADSEKDKEKENDVSRKRSKRMNTADCEKDKEKEKDVVEELKKTSPSGLRHLVPIRPVSSEFFLTDKNIAPVERKMSLAQIRNLQNRIILGDFNQPGTTEIFKRFLQENSLQQYITTPTHGLGDTLDLVISNLPDLHSITKAAPNTDHHLVSVKLDNPGCDN; encoded by the exons ATGGAAGGTCCGATTGAGTCTGCAACATCAGCATCCTGCGAGCGGTCCTTCAGCTCCATTAAGCGTGTTAAGACATACATGCGCTCTACCATGGGCGAGGATCACCGGACAGCGCTTGCAGTGCTCCACATCCACCGGGAAA ATGACTCTAAATTACTGTGGGACATGGAGAGATTGCTCAAT accAAAAACGCTAAAGCCGACGTTTCAAAGGAGCGAAACCATGCTGCCGCTACGGGGGGAGGACCACCATTGACTGAAATGTCGCAGACCTCGCAGGCGGTGGCGAGTCTGTTTGCCCACTCGGCATCGTTTCATGGCGTCGTGGACGACGCAGATACCGTCATCg CGGTTACTCCTCCATTGCCGGGGTTCCTGGGCCTGCCCATAATGGAGTTATTAACCGCCATGGACATCCCGGATCCAA ACTCTGAAAAGGACACAGAAAGACTAAAGGATGTGTTTAGGAAAAGGATAGAACaaatgaaaagaacaaattttgaAAAAGACAAAGAGAAGGTAAAGGGAGTTATCAGAAAAAGGTCTCAGAGAATTAATAGAGCAGATTCTGAGAAAGACAAAGAGAAACAAAAAGACGTGTTCAGAAAAAAGTTTGAAAGAATGAATAGAGCAGACTCTGAAAAAGACAAAGAGAAACAAAACGATGTGTCAAGGAAAAGATCTAAAAGAATGAATAGAGCAGACTCTGAAAAGGACAAAGAGAAGGAAAAGGATGTGTTCAGGAAAAAGATACAACAAATGACAAGAACACATTTTGAAAAAGACAAAGAGGAGGACAAGGGTGTTATCAGAAAAAGGTCTGAGAGAATTAACAGAGCAGACTCTGAAAAGGACAAAGAGAAACAAAAAGATGTGTACAGGAAAAGGTCTAAAAGAATTAATAGAGCAGACTCTGAAAAGGACAAAGAGAAGGAAAATGATGTGTTCAGGAAAAGGatacaaaaaatgaaaagaacTCATTTTAAAAAAGACAAAGAGAAGGAAAAGGGTGTTATCAAACAAAGGTCTGAGAGAATAAATAAAGCAGACTCTGAAACAGACAAAGAGAAACAAAAAGATGTGTCCAAGAAAAGGTCTAAAAGAATGAATAGACCAGAGTCTGAAAAAGACAGGGAGAAACAAAAAGAAGTGTCTAGGAAAAGGTCTAAAAGAATGAATAGAGCAGACTCTGAAAAGGACAAAGAGAAGGAAAATGATGTGTCCAGGAAAAGGTCTAAAAGAATGAATACAGCAGACTGTGAAAAGGACAAAGAGAAGGAAAAGGATGTG GTGGAGGAATTGAAGAAGACCAGTCCATCTGGTCTTAGACATCTAGTTCCAATCAGACCAGTTTCTTCCGAATTCTTCCTTACAGATAAGAACATTGCCCCAGTTGAAAGGAAAATGTCCCTG GCACAGATTAGAAATCTACAGAATCGAATTATACTGGGTGACTTTAATCAGCCTGGAACAACTGAAATCTTCAAAAGATTCCTACAGGAGAATTCTCtccagcaatatataaccactcCTACCCACGGCCTTGGAGACACATTAGATCTTGTCATCAGCAACCTGCCAGACCTCCATTCGATTACAAAAGCTGCCCCAAATACAGACCACCACCTTGTTTCTGTGAAACTCGATAACCCTGGCTGTGACAATTAG